The Primulina huaijiensis isolate GDHJ02 chromosome 9, ASM1229523v2, whole genome shotgun sequence genomic interval TTATAAGGCCAGTGCTTGTCGCATTGGCCTGCTAATGAAATGTTTGAGAAAATAATTTACCATATCCTTCCATGGAAATAATTTGCAGATCCCCTCCAAAGTACTTAGCATAAAGACGGCTAATGGGAAGACCATAACCATAACCCGCCATAGTTGTTACCGTTTCAAGGTCCACGTCGGGCTGCTCATCCAAGGGGTTCTTTGCAGTACTGTAGAGATATGTAAAAATTCTAGGAAGGCCGCTTCTTGGTATTCCACCTCCTTCATCAGATACCTAAAGAACACAGAGAATCGACCACGATAATTGCATCGGATATAAGTGTAGGGAAATAGTAGATTCTCAATCAACCATAATTGCATCATATATAAGTGTAGGGAAATAGTAGATTCTCGATTCGGAATTGTGAGAATATGAGAGGAAAACACCTACCTTTATAGTAACATCTTCCAGTCCATCAGCAACAATAATTCGGATAGGAGGTGGAACCTTGTCGGAGTCCATGTATCGCTCTTGAACAGCACGAAGAGAATTCTTAACCAATTCAAAAACCATCAAATGCAAGTGTGGCGGTACATACCTGCTTTAAAAGAAGATATGATTTTAGTAAACAGAGGTAAAATCTGAATAGAGAAACTTCCAAAAGTTCAAAGATTTTCAGGGAATGTATAAAGACAACAACATACAGCCGGAAcatgtataaaatttttaaaaactagaCCTAGTCGATTAACTTACGGAAACGTGAAATTCTGGTCTCCGTAGATATTAACATCTGGTGCACTGCCATACTCCCGCCAGCAAATGGAACGGGCATCCTCACTCGCATTTGTTGCAACCTCAACTGGAGACATTTTAGTATCTATATAGCCGACAATATCAGGAGTTGGGTTTGGGTCGTGCAAGGCCACATGCTGCCCTGACCTCAACATAGTTTTGAGtggaacatgaaatattttagcAAATTTCGCCACACCAAAACTATATTCAATTTGCGATAGTGGATATTCCAAGTAAATAGCAAAACAAGACATACGCAGGCCAACTCAAGAGCAAGAAGACTAACCAATGAGCATGCGAATCCCAATTCTAGACATATAGAATCGATCCAAAAACTGATGAATTTCCTCTAGATTCTCATAATCAGTTTTAGGATTCATATCTTTCTTCAACTGCTGCACTCCCAAAGCCATCATAGGGACCACGTTGTTGTGCCTGACTTTTATCATCTTAATCATTTGCGTAAAATCCAACTCATCACTCTTATCCTTGATATCCATAAAGGATCTAAGATCACGGAAAGAATCCAGATACCAATCTCTTAcctagaaaacaaaaaaaaacataaaacgtAATGTCATTGCTTTAACAGGCTACATCATACAATTACTGGCCAGCTAAACATATGGCAggcaaaattaaaaacaaagatTTTTAGTACTCAAGGGAGGCAGAATCTCACTCACACTAGATTATATACGAATATAAACATATGACGACCGTCCCGGAACCTCCCACTCTCTCCCACTGACGCAGCTAATAAATGATATTACAGACCAAGAACTTGCTGTCCTACACACAACTTCAACCACAGAGCCAAAATGGGGAGGAACGCCTAGACAAAAACAACAATAGATGAAATACACACAATCCAGAACAAATAATCCAGTATCCACAGGATATATTTTATGtgctataaaaataaaataaaaattatatgtgGCTGGATAAAAACTGAGCTTAAACCAAGCTCGTGATCTGCGCAAATTCCTAATGTCAACTCTTACGGAAAAAAAGAGCAGGTATCTCATCCACTACATAGCAACAACAGCACACATGAACTCTCACGGAGCGAACAGTTATGGAATAATCGCATCCAAAGGCACTTGCGCCAATTTCCATTCTCAAAAGCTCCTTTTTCTTAGTAGCTTGTAAATAGTAAAATATTTGCGTGGAAAGAATCTCAAGTCCCAtttaaaaaagattaaaataaaagatagaaCATCTAAAGAGTCAACTCAGTCGTTTCACATGGTCTGCCAAATTTCTACACTTGACCTCCATAGTCAAACCAGAGAATAAAATAAACAATCCATTCCAAATTTCAATTCTCCAACGCCAAATAACGAAAGAACGAAGGAATCGATCGTTACAACACGAACCCACATCAACACTTACCGATACTTGAAATATGAAGAAAAGGAATGTCCTACACATGGTGGAAAGGAATTCAGCTGGAATGTACATAAAGAAGAAAGTACCTTGATAACAGCAGGTTTAAGAGACAAGCCATAGGGAAGGGACTGGAGTTCAATAGCACGGCGAGCGATCCGAATAGGCAGCTCCTTGTGGAGGAACTGGGCTGAGATGAGTAGATTCCGGGCAGTAGGTCGGGATCCGAATTTCATCATGTAGCGTAGGCTGACACCAGTCTGCTTCATGCTACCCCATTTCTGCACCTCCTCCACGAGCCCCTTGGAGAAGCCCTCCCAAGCTTTCTTAGCCGCCATTACCAGCGAAAACAAGAAATCGAAAGCACCCCCACCACCACCGGATTATCGGGAAACAACATGCAAGAAACGAGGAGAAATCGAAGGGAGGGCGGCGTATACGAGACGATGGTTAGCTAGCAGAGGAAGTTACAGTGAGTACAGTTAAAACAGAAATTTGTTGGTTTTTACAGAGAGAATATGCATCGCACCTTTTTTAGATGAAAAGTGAGCGTGGCAAGCAGACTCACTCGGGTTGGGTTAACTCGGTCTCGGCAGGAGAAAAAATAAACGTGAAATTGTATAtattgttggtcccacttgcagtaatttgatataataaaatccgaaaataaagaataaactggacaccgagatttacgtggaaaacccctaaaaattattagggtaaaaaccacgggcaagatgaaaagaatttccactataatattttgtggtgtacaactcactcactgtgtttcaaaagaaaacacacactctcttaatacaggagaacaaacacatcacaaatattatagaactaagcactcaaatgcttataagatgagagaaaactcgaagaagagatgatttcagaatgaaggggagagctttatttatagagcctctgtcAGTGTTTCCTTCGGCTGCAAATTAATACACGTTTTGCATCTTTTCTTTGACTATTAAATAGTCTGCCAAGCCCCACCtattgccgacatttctcccacttggagatttgattgagaatcaaacacatctccacacatcctttcaatcttgccattccctgctgcttacgtttccgctaggccacttgaggatctacaccactcaaacttatcagtgttcactggcttggtcaggaaatcagctatgttgtccttcgtatggatcttctgcatatcaaCGCTTCCTTCCTCTATTACTtctcgcacaaagtgaaattgaactccaatgtgtttcgtcctggaatgaaaggctggattccttgcgatgtgcaaggcactctgactgtcacaaaacaaaagaaaattctcttgtttgtgcccgattttctccaataaccttttaattcatattgcctccttgcaagcttgagtaacTGCCATATATTTTGCCTCCGTTGTAGGTAACGCCACAACtatctgcagttttgaaactcaGCTTACTGttcctcctgcaagtgtaaacacataaccagtagtagatttcctcttatcaagatcacctgcataatctgaatcgacatagcccctgagtgtaaaatccgatcctccataacataatgcagcattcgaggtacccttaatgtatctaaggatcctcttaacagtgctccaatgctctcgtccaggattcgccatataccgactaactgctcccactgcttgagcaatgtctggtcttgtacagatcatagcgaacatcaaacttcccactgctgatgcatatggtactcgagacatctccatcctctctgcttcactgctaggacacatctcggaggataacttgaagttaacaggaagaggggtcgaaattggcttactatcttgcatgttgaagcgttgcaagactttcttcaaataatttttctgggaaagccaaatctttctgttacttctgtctcggtgaacttgcatccctagaatcttgtttgctggtcccaagtccttcatatcaaattccctagccaactgtgccttcaatccttggacctgatctttgttggggcctgctaccaacatgtcgtccacatacaacagcaaaatgatataatcatcaccagacctcttgaaatacgtacaagggtctgcactcagtctgttgtatccaaggctcatgatataggaatcaaatctcttgtaccaacacctcggcgcctgtttgagaccgtacagagatttgttcaacctgcaaaccaagttctctttgcctttttccgcaaaaccttctggctggagcatatagatttcttcttcaagatctccatgaagaaacgccgttttcacatctagctgttctagatgtaggtcaaacaccgcacacaatgccaacactactctgactgttgtaagccgaaccacaggagaaaatatctcattgaagtcaatgccttctttctgagcatacccttttacgaccaatctagcacgataccgctccacttggttattgccatcacgcttgatcttatagacccatctgtttccaatggcttttctccctcgtggtagtgtaacaagatctcaAGTCttattcttgtctaatgcctccaattcttcttgcattgctatcatccacaaggatacatccgagctttgagtagcctcgtggaaactcgatggctcaccatcctctgataatagacaatatgcaatgttactttcagtgacataatctgaaagccaacctggtggtcttctgtctcgagttgactgcctcacattggaaacttcagactcaacttgttcttgttcttcatgctctggtactgcttcacaagaaacttgaccttcgtccgtcttatttttcacctgaaatatagtagtttctgaattcggtgtgcctttgtctctctttactttatcttcctcgaacataacatccctgctgatgacaagcttgtgcaCAGTAgaatcccacaagcgaaaccccttaaCTCCATCAgtataacccaagaagatacattttctggatttcgaatccaactttgaTCTTTCTTACTCATTGTACAGAAtgtacacaggacttccaaatgtatgcaaatgagaataatctgtcggcttctcagtccacatctccatcggagtcttcagatcaatcgccactgaaggagaacgattgataatataacaagcggttttgactgcttctgcccaaaatgacttttctagactTGCAGTCcgcaacatagctcttgttctgtccaacaaggttctatTCATCCTCtctgccactccattctgttgaggtgtgtaagccgtcgtgaattgtcttttgatgccctcatgttgacaatatgcatcaaattcatcactggtatattctcctccattgtcagtcctcaaacacttgatttttttctcagaatcaagttcaacccgcgctttgaaatctttgaagatctggaaaacatctgttttcttcttgattggatacacccaacatctcctagaaaaatcatcaatgaacgagacaaagtatctcgctcctcctagggatacaaccggtgcttgccaaacatccgaatgaatcagctctaATATGCtgttgctcctggcagtagaagtgccaaactttaatctgtgttgtttactggtaacacaatgttCACAAAAAggtaatgacacttttgtaagtcccggcagcagcttccgttctgagagaattttcaacccccgttctgacatatgcccgagctttctatgccacaacactgttaattcttctcctgaaccatttgatgcaatagctagttctgcctccttgtgtgtttctcccaaaagtacatataGATTTGCATCAATCTTTTTCACCTTCATAATCACAAGcgcacccttcacaattttcatgatcccgttctcgatccgagttttgcacccgatgtcatccaattgccccaaggacaaaagatttttcgtcagtcctttcacatgtcgtacctcctgtatggtgcgaatggtgccagcaaatattttaattttgatagtaccgaccccagcgattttcaaggcatgatcatttcccatgaatacagatcctcctgagactggttcataatggtcaaacaattctctccgagacgtcatgtgccacgtcgctcttaaatccataatccatgtgtcacaaaatttgtatctgccttctgcaacagttgctgcttcgctgaataatatttcaccactgcctgaagtactggccacatttccttgagaacttttgtcaatactcgtacactctttcttgaagtgccctttaccatCACATttgaagcagtaaatatttttcttcttacttctcgactttgatctacctcgtctttggctcccactggagtcacgacccataaatcttcctcttatcatcggtaaagcctctgcatTCTTCGATGTCACCAACCtgtcttccttattcttgcgccgactttcttcaccgagaaccgcagttaagacatcatcgaatcttagaaagcccataagaatattgttggtaatgttgatgataagttgatcatatgaatctggtagactttgaagtaaaagctctgcacgttcattttcccctattttatgcccca includes:
- the LOC140984065 gene encoding pyruvate dehydrogenase (acetyl-transferring) kinase, mitochondrial-like; the encoded protein is MAAKKAWEGFSKGLVEEVQKWGSMKQTGVSLRYMMKFGSRPTARNLLISAQFLHKELPIRIARRAIELQSLPYGLSLKPAVIKVRDWYLDSFRDLRSFMDIKDKSDELDFTQMIKMIKVRHNNVVPMMALGVQQLKKDMNPKTDYENLEEIHQFLDRFYMSRIGIRMLIGQHVALHDPNPTPDIVGYIDTKMSPVEVATNASEDARSICWREYGSAPDVNIYGDQNFTFPYVPPHLHLMVFELVKNSLRAVQERYMDSDKVPPPIRIIVADGLEDVTIKVSDEGGGIPRSGLPRIFTYLYSTAKNPLDEQPDVDLETVTTMAGYGYGLPISRLYAKYFGGDLQIISMEGYGTDAYLHLSRLGDSQEPLP